The Sparus aurata chromosome 10, fSpaAur1.1, whole genome shotgun sequence genome includes the window TTACACAGTCCCTGCTTTGGTATTTCATACAGTGCTGCACTCAGGCAGTGACATTATGTATTCTAGATGTATctacacaacaacaaaatgttttatatgaatGTTGCGTCTCTCAAATATTTGGGTTGAAGTCTTCTGCATGGGCTTCACTGACACAAAAAGTGGGAGGCATCAGAGTCTGATATTTCAAATTCTACAAATGACAATAAGTGAACAGTTTGATGTTTGAGGATACACGCCTATTCATTTTCTTGCTGACAGTGCAACAAGAGATGAATCCCATTGCTTTCCTTGCTAAGACCCACCCTCCGCTGCCTGTATATCACCGCTAACCCTGACCACTCTCACTCCTCATGCCTTAACCTAACCTATCCAACCAATGaaggcaaccaatcagaggcagaggagggcgGGTCTTGTCGAGAAAGATCCATAATAACACCACTGACAATCCTCTCATGTTTGCACACTAATCAAAAATTAAGCTGGAGCTAGCGGCCAGTtatgttagcttagcttaaacCATTTAACATGTTAATCCACACATTGTTATTTTACACTGAGTGAACATGGTATAACTTTTTTTTGAGCGCTTATTTGAGTGGATATTTCACCTTAAGCGCCAGGTaagctgtttcctcctgtttccagtctttatgctaagctaagctaataggCTGCTGGCTGGAGCTTCATATTTTCCACACGCACATACAAGAGCCGTACCAATCTTCTCTGCTAACTCTTGGAAATGAAAGCATACAGGCACATATTTCCCACAATGTCAAACCTTTCCTTTAAATGTATTACAAGAAACTTTCGACTGTTTAAATTCAGTACTTCTACCTCAACAGGACCTATATAGCCACAAATATATACGTTACCTCATACAGTAGCTGTGCATCCTGCTAATagctgtgtttaaaaagaaaatttaCTATTGGTTATGCACTGCTTTTCTTCCACCCTATCCAGATCAAGATCGTTAATACAGGAAGCAGTGGTGCTGGTTCCACtcttgtccacaggggccgccagaatcaacaaaaatgtGATTCCCTTGACGCTGctttaaactaaactaaactaaactactTAAATTGTTCTGTAACATACTGTGAATGACTCCACCAGGTAGGTGGTCTCCGTGGCCAGGCGCTGCTCCTGCTCGATGTTGTATCCCACGTAGCAGAGCTTCTCCTTCAACATACGAACAGTCTCAAAGTCGGCCGTGTGGTTGAAGGCGTAACCGCGGAGAAGCAGGAGCTGATGGTGGGAATGCAAAAGGTGACACGTTACATTTTTTGGGTCAAATTTGACTCGGACaagttgtgttttctctgctcgTCTTATAGACATCCTTTCCCATGGCTCACCTTAATGAGGTAGCGTGTGATGTCACGTCCTGCGATATCCAACCTGCGTGTGAGGTGGGGTAAAGAAAAGCCCTCGTACACCGGACATATGTGGGTGACACCATCCCCCGAGTCGACGACCACACCAGTCAGAAGACCTGTCAGACAAGGACAATTTCCAAACATTTCTAATCAGTGAATCCATCCTCGCGGTCAGTTCATTTTTCCAAGAGTTTTGACGTCTTACCCTGAGCATACAGAGTGAGCACAGCCTGAATCGCAACGTAAATGCCGTGGAACTGGTACTTCTCAAACATGACCTCTGCGATCTTCTCCCGGTTCTTGGTGGGGTTCATGGGCGGCTCAGTCAGCAGGATCTtagagaaggaaaaacaaactgattgaATGCCGAAGAGAGAATAAAGCTAGAATACAGGACAAACTGATATATCATTCATTGCAAATAGGTCCACTTTAGTGTTTTATGAttctttgtatgtttttgcaATGTCTGTTGGTTGATTcatcagcaggattacacaaaaactactgaacggattttCAAAAAACTTGGATTTGGGATGGGTCTCGTCCCAAAATAGACCCAATTTACTTCTGGTATGGATTTCAAAAAAAGGTGATGAATTCTTTCTAATTTAAAATCTAACACGAGAGACATTTCATTATATTGTAGATCATGATCTTTAAAAATTCAGGTCTCTTTGGGTGGCTGGtacttaaatatgttttatttgacactGGACTAAGCTTCACTGAATTAAATTAGACTGTTGgcaggtatgcactctacttaGTGCCATTCTAGCTACCTCGTGTCATGATTCAATACTTGTTGGCTGttacaatcataataatgttctCAAGGAAAAGGGGGTTTGTACCGtcttttaaataataaatgatttgtCTACATATTAATGTTTTCAATATGGCCTTTAACAACAAATACACTGCGACAGCTGCCCTGCCTCACTCTACCTTGCATTCTTTTGGGTCGATGTCCAGGCGATCGGGACCGAAGGTGTGATCCCACAGGTGGAGCATGTCTTCCCAACAGCGCACCATGCCATTCTCCATGGGGTAGGCCACCTCCAGCATGGAGCGACACTCGCTGGCCTCCTCACCCACCATCAGGTCCTGATGGGAGACAACAGGAGGAAATCAGCCTGAGCAGAGGCCGACTTTAAAGGGATAAGGGACATTTATACTTTTGAGCGATTCTACATGATGAAAGAATAACCAGACTAAGAAATCTCACTAAGCATTTGATGACAATTTTGGATACATGACGGCCTTCTAAATTACTTGACTGGCCTCTGCTTGTGATTATAAAATGTCCTTTACGTTTTTACCCTCTGGGGCTGCGCCTTTGCCCTCTGCAGCTTGaaatgtctgtgtgcagcttagTGAGGATTACACAGTTCACGGTATGAATAATTCTTAGGTTACATGAGTATGCAAACTTAACTGTGTCTTAGGAAGCTAACCGGTGTAAGACACTAAGACACCTTGATTTACGTGAGCTGAGAGGCAAGAAGAGCCGGGGGAGAAGAGGTAGGTCAGCTTTTTAATGAGCTGAACCGGACTTAGAGTGTGAGTCTAGACTCACCAGTCATTCCCATCAGCACTGAATAGATTACGATAGCATATAGACAGTGTTGGAACTTGCCTGTCAGTGTTTTAgtattatatttaatgtttttggaTTGATATTACTGCTGCATTGATGTGTATGTTTACTGCGGTAGATGTTTATGGCTAATTTCATTCTCATTCTGCAGCAGAGTGGATGGGAAAAACATGCAGAGGGGACatgaaagaagagaaagtttatacattttttgtgttataTACAGTTGAATTGTCCATGATTATACCCCCCAAATGCTGCCAGGCTGATTCCATCCGCCATGTAACCTCACCTTTATCTCTATGTTGCCCACTTTGGTTGTCGATCGTATGATCGGTCGACCCACCATGGCGGGGAAGATATGGTCAGGGAAGTTGGACCCGGCGAAGCCACACTTGACAAACTGTGGAgggatgtgagaggagaacaTATGATctgggtgtgtttgtgaattCAGTTCTCATTTTCATATGTCACCTGAAACTGAGAGATTGTTCGCATAGCCCTGAATCAATGCTGCATGCACACTGATTTCACTCCAGCGCTAAGCCTTTTGTAAGGATAATTTCCATTTGTAAATCAGTTGCATTGAGTTTAATCCGACACTAATCCAGGAAAACTGCCCACAGAGTGTATTATCACGATGCATTTACCAGATTGTCTCTTATTTGTCAGACAAAGCAAATGCAatgttgtcacatttttaaaagcataattcaTTTGGCCACCACtgtgaaattaaatatattgttgcACTGCTTTTAAATGGCCTGCAGGTCACTACAGACTATCTGCTCCTCCGCCTGTCATGACTACACCTCATACTGTAGTGTCTCAACTTGTCTTTGTGACCATAGACACATTCCTTAGCCTGGAGGGATGCAACACATTACAGAGGTATGCAGATGCAGAGGCAGTGGTAAGATACAACCAGTTTGTTCTTAAGGGTACACTTCCTAATTCACATTTATCTTGACTGCAATGCGTGGCTatcaacatttacatgtcaCAATACAGTATTATGTAAGTACCCTTAAAtctctcttccttcttttcATCCAATTATTGCTCAGCTCAAAGCATTGCAACCATTTATGGCAGTGTGTGCACTTCAGAGGCAGCGTGACAAGTCCAGACAGATGTGGAATCAGGCTGCAGACTCACACCCTTCAGATGTTATCCACCACACGACCCAGCAAACTTTACTTTCCTAACACAGCTGGTGTAAATTTGCATCAGAAACTCAGGCAGATAACACCTTGAATACAATCTGATATCTactgaaaaagaggaaagacagTAACCACTGCTGTTGATTTGCTGTCATGCCGCTTTAGGGTAAAATATAGACACTTTGGACTGTTTGACTTACCCCTGTCCCATTGTCACAGACCACCACTTTTCTCCCCTTGCTGTCCATGCTTCTACAAATACTATAAACAGCTCAAGATACTCCCTCCTGTCAGGGCAGGGGCCTCACCAACAAGTAGCCAATTCACATGAATTTGGTAGCGCTACAACTGACAGGTAAGCAGAAGTCCTCTTGCTACTCTTTCAAGCGAGGGCGGGATTATTGAATTTGGTGACGCCCACTTTCTGTGGTAAGggaggactttttttttgtgaaacagGTAGTGTTCTTTGCAATGGGGCGTTTACAAGTTGACAGTTCCCAAGATTGCTCATTTTGCAACAAGAAGAACATTTGATCCATTTATTGTTTAAAGGTCTCTAATCTGCCAACATTCAAGGTGACATTTCTCTACATACACTGTTATCTGCTTTCTCTAGGCGGAATACATTTGAAGGTGCAATGTGTCAGTTTTAgttgaaaatacttttttaattatcaacagaatgagaTGAAACTGTTTTGATATCATGACGTCTATGTATTATGTTGCAGAggtctattgaagttagcatgcaaaGCTGCTAGCCCCCACTCATCCAAGTTCCTGTGTTCACGGTGTTAACCCCAACACCTGGTCCCCAAGCTCCCAGTCCGGACCGTTAGCTCctcagctaactgagctaactcgcTAACggcagcaacagttagcagcactTAGCGGTAACTCTGGTGATACACAGCCCCCTGTCTGAGTATGAATCTATGAGGTGGTCAAAtcttatatattgcacctttaagcaatCATGATCTTGCATTTGAATTTAAAACTAGGATTTTATCATATTTAATCAATTGTAGCGTCAGGTTAGGTAGTTAGCTCTGTTAGaagtgcagctagcagtccggaCAGGAAACAAGAATTCTAACAGATTGCACCTTTGAAGATGAATAAATTCCAAGCCATACTGAAAACTGATTTGGTACCATAACGTTATCTCAATTCCTTCAGTGTAGCATTAATGCATTAACTAAAAATGCACTAAAAATATTTATGTATAGCCTTTGGTAGGCTTGtcaatttcttattttcattcattattgTAACAGCCTATTCTTTAGGCTACGCGACTACACTTTTGGGTTCACTGTACTTTTTGTATTTGAAATTGcatgaaaaaatattatatataactgataaaattttctttttttttgtgaacaactttttattgctttgataTAATTTTCTTAACACTGTTTACACAACAGCATTTGGCAGGCTATGTTTTTGTGGGAGCTGTTTAAAGCTATGCCTattaagaaggaaaaaacagtaatgttagctaagatagaattaaataaatatataagataTCCAACCTGGCTACATTTAGTCCTTCAATCAAATGACTTCCTAATGTGTGGGTGATAGCTGAAAGAGATATCGTTGTGACAAGTTGAAGGTCATTGTGGTAAgattaacattattatttcaGTTAGCTTAATAATGCTAACAGTCCTTAAAAGACTCCGCCCCCTTAATTTCTGCCGTTAACGTTCGCTTCCGGTCGCCATCTTTGTTGCGTTTGGTAAACAGACGCAACTTGTAAGCAGAGTTAAAGAATCGCCTGTGCTGCAGGAGCTTTACCTTTCACCCAACTTGGGTGGAGGAATAATTTGTGAGCCTAAACATGCCCTGAACACGGTGGTAAGTGTTGTCAAACAGCCTGTGGTTATTTTCAATTTGAGAGTTTTGCTTGTATCTTCAGGAAAACATTGCTAGCTAGTGGCTTGAAGTTTATGCTAACATCAGGAGTGCAGTATCTCTTAAATGTCAAAACGATGGTGACAGaagatatatgtgtgtgttcagttaaAGGCTCTGATAAAACAACTGCACTCCAACAGACAGCTGGTAAATATAAAGGAGCATTTAATTTAAAGGCAGGTAATTATTGGACTCTATGAAGTGGCCAACTGAATGCTAATGAGGCTCTGGTTCTGTTGGGTGTGTGAACAGTTTGCTAACAGATCAACTGCAACAGATGTGTAGTGAAACTTACTTGGGACATTTTGACATGGTAACACAGGTGTAGCCAGCAGCACAATTAACAATACTAGTAGTTCATTTAATCCGTTACACCTGAACTTTCTTCTGCTTTGACCAAATATTAAAGTATGCAACCAAAGATTATTTTCACTCTCAGTTCATGAGATTATTTTCCAGATTAATCCGTGAGTCAGATTGTCTATGAAaagtcagaaaattgtgaaaatataCATCACAGTTTCCGAGAGCCTGAAGGGACATCTTccaatagcttttttttttgtcaaaccaaCAGTCTAAAATCCAGATCCGAACGTAGTGAATGAGTAAGTCATAGTTTCGTCTGCCACTCGGTCTCACAGCACAACTCCTGAGACAATTCACACAGCAGGGGGACATCTCACTTGTCACATCACAGTAAAATCCATCTTTGTTTTCACCCACAAGGTATATGAACCTCATCATTAACTGCTCAGTTTACGGAAATGGGAGGCACTGTCTGTAATTAGAGGATAATACAGTTGTAGCTATGATTTCGTCTCTTTAACAGGGGGCACAAATGTGATTGACAAAAAGGTAAATACCCCGTGCATCCACCTAATTCTGTATAATAAATgctatttgttttatttttttaaatacacttatacaattaaattaatttaaataaaaagtaatttaagGATTTTTCCACCACTAATAAGCTACATAAGTGTTGTTCGACAGTTGCTGCACCCAAATTAGCTAAATACAGCGACTCAGTTAAACTTTGGATAAAAAtaggttcatttatttacataaaacatttacaaaacacaGCTTTTCATTCACATGCGGTAATGTGTTCTGAGAAATTAGGGTTGTAAGAAAGACAGCAGACAGTAGGCCTTCTGCGTGTGTAGTTCTGACACGAGGACACTGACAAGGTCTCACTGTTCCCAAATGTAATAGGCACATTGAGTTAAGACCGATCAGTGCTTTTACATTCGCGCTatttctgtttcagctcctgcGGGATCATGAGAGCAGCTCAGGAGTGCTTTACAAAAAGCCCGACGTACATTACAAACAGTAACCGACAGAGAAGTGAACAGGTAAAACACAGCTGGTGACAAAATGCTTTGTATTTTAGCAGCATTGTTAGTTACATAAGGAAAAGTCGTATTATTATTTGTGTTGCATTGTAAAAGAGTGATGCCCTTAGTTCCTTTTTAAGgcagtgaaacatgttttattggTCAGTCACTGTGTCTACATGCACATTACAACCTGATTACTCAGAACAGCAAGATTAAGGTCATGAGCAGCTTTGGTAAATGTGActgtttgaaaacattaacatgataaaataaattagataaTTGAGAAAAAATATGAGTTAAGTTTATGCTGATAGTTGATTAAGCTCATAGGCCTTGAGCCAATTATATTGTTGGCATGACATATCTTGCCGTAATCTGATAATAACCAAATTATCAATGTGCATGTTGATGTTGATATATTATTAGCCTACTCAAGGCATTGCTCTTAGTGTCATCACACTTTCCATACAAATGAGTTTTGCTGATTAGATAAGAACTATTAGAAAATCTTCTATTCCAAAATATTTACTGAAACCAGTATCAAAAATTCACATTAATATCCACATCATCTAAAGACCATTGGCATTCTTCTATAAATCTTTGCTTGAGTGTTGAAAACACGGTTGTTCACGTAGACGTACCCGCTCTATGTTTGCCTATCAACAGTGCTGAGTCATGGTCAGCAAACTAATGCATATAACACTCAAGGTCATGTGCCATGGTGCTTTTTTTTAAGTGCATGTTGTTCTCGCATTCTCACACAATGTCCACTCACAGCCACATCGAGTGACCTACTCTCGCTGAGGACACCTCCAATGTGTCCACAGACAGTTCAAGTGTCTCTAACATGCAGTACGTCTGAGCCTGACGCCGCTCTCGCCTCCGCGCTGAACGAGAGTCTGTCCTTGAAAAAGAGTCCATCGTCTCAAGACTCAAACTCGCTATCGCTGCTGACTGAGATGTCCGGAGTGGAGGCTCCTGTTCCTCTGCGCTCTGTCTCCGTGCTACAATCGCTGGCCTCCGGGCTGCCCAGGTGGTGAGGGGAGCTAGGCAACAAGTGGGGGTGATGGCGGCGCTCCTGATGGGAGCCGTCAGGTGAGCTCTCAGAGGGCAGGAGGGAGGAATCCTGCTGTATtctggatggagggagagataTAAGAATGAGGTCCCAAACTAGAGCATGTGGCAGTGATATAAATTAGTTTGAGTCATTAGATCAGCTTTTCACATTTGTCTTCGtctcagaaaatgttttagcaTCACGAACTGCATCTAAAAATTGCACAAACAGCAAATTCTAACTCGCTTTAGACCTTAATTCTAAGGTCACTTTTAAGGTACCTGTTCTTTGCAGATGCAGCGCGGTCTCTTTGGCGGCGGTTCTTGAACCAGTTGCCGACCTGTGTGGGTGTTAGTCCCGTCGCCTGGGCCAAGTGGCGCTTCCTGGACGGATTGGGATAGGGGTCCTGGAGGTACCACTCTCTCAATAAACTGCGAGTTctttcctggaggacacacagaaatatatggaatatttagatttacattttcacatcatACTGGACTACAAACTGAACTTTACTGGCATGGAATTACAAGTTATGAGCAATAAAACTTAATGGAGGCATAGCACTCTGAAAAGACAACATATGGTGTTTTGATATCATCCTATTAGACCTCAATAATCTTATCACTCTCATATGATGCTCCGTATAATCGTATTAAACTGGATTTAAAAATAGATGATTAAAATCTACATTAGACGTATACATGACAATGTATACCCACTAAATGGGATCATGTTAAGGGGCTTAATAGGCTGGTTGAGAGACGATCCCTCCTCAGGTTTTGGAATTAAAGATTAACGGCACTTATGAGCAATACTTCATACTGCCACATGAgggagatcacacacacacacacacacacacacacacacaaaaacacacacatacaaacactcacacacacctcaaaGAGTCATGCTTCAGGGTTATTCAGGACTATTTTACTActgaacaataataataataataataataataataataataataataatacttaaaCTTTACTGAATCTTTGAATCCTGAtatatttcttccttttttggtTGCAGCTCACGCCTCtcttgaaattaaacaaataagtGGTGTTTTCATACACTTAAATGAGAAAGTAAAACCGATTTGCTTCAAGAAGATCAACTAATAATCTCCAAACCTGAAAAATGTTGCTGAAAGATGCTCTGCTCATCAGGACCTGACAGGTGATTAGTTTGTGAAACCCGTTTTTTTCTAACAGGAGAAATTTGAAGCGGATGCACACAAAATGTCGATCTTCAACATAGAAAATAACTGTCTCATTTAGACTCCTGCAGGCCTGTGCTCATAGTAAGGTTGTTCATGCTGGATATGACAGGAGCAGCTGCTAATTAAGGATTAAACTTGAATGAACTCTGTGAGGAAATCTGGCCTGAACAGTAAATGTTACagcaaagaaaatataaaagaagTGACCATTTTAACACAAGAACATTTTAGAAATACAGATAAATGAAAGGAGTGTGACCTTATGTAGGATTATTACAGAATTATAAATGTCAGCCATATTTTATAAGAGACAGATGTGAGAGTGACAAAACAAATCACGAATATCAACGTGGTGTCGTCACACTTTTGGGTACACAGCAGTTGGGATCAGTTTGTCTGACCTTATTTAACAAAACCTTATGCGATCTCTGATCTCTGAACGGGCCACCATATTAAAGTAGTTCAGCATACTTCGGTGCAGAAGGCGGAAGGATAACCACAGCGCTTATCATCTTACGAGCTCAAACACCAGGCTGCTTGATACCGCAGCCAGGTTAAAAGGCACGAGAGAGCCCCTGATGGTCAAGCTTCAaatgtcaagatgcaatttcatATCATCTTAAAGCATGTTGTAATCTGATGCAATAATGGGGGGAGGCTTTGGGATAATTTAAACACGGGAACACGTGGGTTCTGCTACATCGCCCTGTCACCAGCAGCCTCGTCGGTTAAATTATAACAGTGCAACAGTGTTTACCTTGAAACAGTGCGTCTTCTGCTCGCCGTCCCAGATGGTGCGGGGCAGGGGGAACTTCTTGCGGATCCGGTACTTCTCCACCGGTCCCAGCGGCCGCCCTCGGAGCCTCTCCGCCTCTCGGTAGTGCGCGTCCAGCCACAGGTCTTGGAGCTTGGCGTGCGACTCGCGCGTAAACCGGTGGCTCTGGAGGATCTGATACAGAGCGTCAAAGTTTCCTCCGTGGAAGGCGACCAGCGCTCGCGCTCGCATCACCGACTCGTGTCGGTTCAGCGCCTCCCCGGCTGAGCCGGGCACGGCGGCGGGCAGGGACCAGAGGAACCTGCCGAGGCGCTCGATGTCTCCGGTCTCCTCCAAGTTCTCGCACACCCGAGCGACCTGGTCCGGCGTGAACATCGGCAGTGGGAACATCTCGTCTGGTTGCGTCTCAGTAGCTCACCGAAGAAGTTTGGAGAAGTTCAAAGACCGCATGGAATGTTGTATCCAACCGTGCGTAAAGCTCCGTGCGCTCGCTGCTTTCTTAGTGTAAGTGTATTGACACTCGCAGCATCTATCTGCTGCCTCTCTTATGCAACTATTTCCCGGTATTTCGGCAAATGTTAAAGCGGGCGCACAGCGGCGGCTCCAGGTTGCCAGAGTCGAGCCGAATAAAGAAAGAGGACCAGGAGTCAAACTGTATTTATAGCTAGATACAATTAGcatctctgtggttgttttgagaAGGATTATACGTCCCAGCCATTAGCCTCTTAGTGGGGGGTAGTGTGTACAGAGGTGACTGGCTGATCAGCTTGTTTGGCTTAGCCTGAGGATACACTGACTGCCAGGATGACTGCAGTGAGCAAACAAGCGAGGATAGGTTATTTAATAGGTCGGATCTAGTGGAGATGGAGTGTCAGGGGGAGACGATGAGGAGGGAGGTTGTGCACTACAGAAAACAGAAGGCAGCACCAAGAACCACATGCAGGCAAAATGATGAGAACAAGACTTTTTGCCTGTTATGACTTAATGAAAACTTAACTTGACTTTACTCGGATGGCACAATTAAATCACAATCATCACGGTGATAAAAATTGGTATCACATGCCCCTCAACATTTGGCCAACTGGACACATCTTGATACAAAGCTGGAGTGATCCCTGACCAGCTAATACCCATGTAATTAAAACAGACATGGCTGCACCTATGGGCTATCCCCTGCGACCTCTTGCCAGGCCAAGACGTGGGCCTTAATGAAAACGCCTGTAGACATCGATGTATGGCGGAGTTACTCCAGGACGAGGAATTAATGatctgctgcttggttcaatcCTTCTGATCTCAGCGACTCATTAATCAGTCTTAGGATAATTTTCTTATTAATCAGGTTAAGGATCCTGGAAGCATCTGTCAGCTATAATGCAAACATATTACACTTAATTTGCACATCATAGcctagagaaaaaaatatgtgtttcgCTAATCATCGGTAGACCAAAGCCGGAATCAAGAATGCAAAGTTATGGATATTAAATGTTCAATTTCACTCAAAGCCTATAATAAATATCAGACATGGATTAATCCTTGGATTGAATATGAGGCTTTGCGTAAAGGTTGCAGTCAGGTGAAGGATCATCTGGTTTAAAATAAGGTGAAGGGGGTTAAAATCTTCCTCACAAATCTGTCTAGAACACAGATATGAGCAAGCCAGACAAGGAGCGCTGATCTGAGAAGCTCAGGAGTCTTATAGTTAGACTTGTTCGTTATCAGGATATCCATTTTCTTTCTATACCTAAAACTCATTGAAATCATCagatacaaaaaatacaacattaaacataaaaTTAAGTTTGATAACAAGTTTGTCATCTTAACATCTACTCACTTTGACAGAGTGAAATATGCATTAAAGTGTTGTTAATCTATTGTAAGTGATGCACACATGGAATTACCGAAAATCAGATGACTCCAAATGAACAGGGGgattttgttaaattatttgAAATTGTTTGTGTATGACCTTCGGAGTTCTACTTCTAAGACTTCTACTTACACATTAATATATTCAGGATGAATTGGTAGggtttcagattttttttaaatatttgctgacaaagaaacagaaatatgttacatatcaccttttttcccccctgaatGGACACACAGAATGGCCAGTCAAATCtttcaaattgttttcattcaagcaattaaaatgttgcaaatcaggttttatttttcattatgaCTGATGCCTTTAACCTAATCAGCAGTTCTGACATTTTGTTGATGGTACAGTTTCAGTAAGGACTGATAAAAATGGCAAATCAGAATattataatttatataaaagTTGCTTAGAAATCTGTATTTATTGTCACAGTTTTGAATAAACTTGTCTTTTCAAGGATATaacttattcattt containing:
- the LOC115589913 gene encoding actin-related protein 2, coding for MDSKGRKVVVCDNGTGFVKCGFAGSNFPDHIFPAMVGRPIIRSTTKVGNIEIKDLMVGEEASECRSMLEVAYPMENGMVRCWEDMLHLWDHTFGPDRLDIDPKECKILLTEPPMNPTKNREKIAEVMFEKYQFHGIYVAIQAVLTLYAQGLLTGVVVDSGDGVTHICPVYEGFSLPHLTRRLDIAGRDITRYLIKLLLLRGYAFNHTADFETVRMLKEKLCYVGYNIEQEQRLATETTYLVESFTLPDGRQVRVGGERFGAPEALFQPHLINVEGAGVAELLFNTIQAADIDLRADFYKHIVLSGGTTMYPGLPSRLEREIKQLYLERVLDGDTQKLSKFKIRIEDPPRRKHLVFLGGAVLANIMKDKDSFWLSKAEYDEKGLGVLQKLGGGVR
- the six7 gene encoding SIX homeobox 7, translating into MFPLPMFTPDQVARVCENLEETGDIERLGRFLWSLPAAVPGSAGEALNRHESVMRARALVAFHGGNFDALYQILQSHRFTRESHAKLQDLWLDAHYREAERLRGRPLGPVEKYRIRKKFPLPRTIWDGEQKTHCFKERTRSLLREWYLQDPYPNPSRKRHLAQATGLTPTQVGNWFKNRRQRDRAASAKNRIQQDSSLLPSESSPDGSHQERRHHPHLLPSSPHHLGSPEASDCSTETERRGTGASTPDISVSSDSEFES